One Fuerstiella marisgermanici DNA window includes the following coding sequences:
- a CDS encoding tetratricopeptide repeat protein: MSELPGEGSEAADPQDGGTAPAPDSMRRKRRRRLFAVAFGLLPFVVLEVGLRLFGVGSANDDVHAGFGNASPLFERNNAEGVYETSLAKQQFFVSQKFAIKKPENEFRIFCLGGSTVQGRPYRPETSFGKWLELELNAADSSRHYQAINCGGISYASYRLRRVLQEVLQYDPDLILLATGHNEFLEDRTYSSVRERSALRRTVESAAMSLKTVQVLRRAVGGGPRVEPTDDTPATSDSVEARLDDEAGYASYHRDEEWHQQVVEQYSDSVDQMLQMCHSASVPVVAVRLGSNLRDCPPFKSEHAHGLSVEDQQRWQTLFDEATKVETNDAAAALSIYERAERIDDQHPLLHFRIARCYDRLGRFSEAYNSYRAARDLDICPLRMTTAMSSEFARLATTHDVAMVDAESLIIANSIDGIPGYRSYIDHVHPTIEAHQTIARAVGDTLRETGLVETKTQLTPSDRREVFREHLDYLGPTYFSNGRRRIGWLEAWARRQRLWDETLPYDTRSFVAAAVRAIDLHDYETADQHLTAAITGDAAAMDALRDASDALVEQGRTTDAKWILERLKTSIK, encoded by the coding sequence ATGAGTGAGTTGCCAGGCGAAGGCAGTGAGGCAGCCGATCCACAGGATGGCGGGACAGCGCCCGCACCAGATTCAATGCGCCGGAAACGCCGCCGCAGATTGTTTGCCGTGGCATTCGGCCTGCTTCCGTTTGTGGTGCTGGAAGTCGGGTTGCGACTGTTCGGAGTCGGCTCGGCCAACGATGACGTTCATGCTGGCTTTGGAAATGCGTCGCCGTTATTTGAACGCAACAACGCAGAAGGTGTGTACGAAACCAGCCTGGCCAAACAGCAGTTCTTCGTTTCGCAGAAGTTTGCGATAAAGAAACCAGAAAACGAGTTCCGCATTTTCTGTCTTGGCGGATCAACGGTGCAGGGACGACCGTACCGACCCGAAACATCGTTTGGCAAGTGGCTGGAACTGGAGTTGAACGCTGCCGATTCGTCGCGGCACTATCAGGCGATCAATTGCGGTGGAATTTCCTACGCCAGCTACCGGCTGCGGCGGGTGCTGCAGGAAGTCCTGCAATACGATCCGGATTTGATCCTGCTGGCGACGGGGCACAACGAGTTCCTGGAGGACCGCACCTATTCGTCCGTGCGCGAACGTTCGGCGCTGCGTCGTACTGTTGAAAGCGCGGCCATGTCGTTGAAAACAGTTCAGGTTCTGCGGCGAGCCGTTGGTGGTGGTCCTCGTGTTGAACCGACCGACGATACGCCGGCCACGTCTGATTCCGTTGAAGCTCGACTGGACGACGAAGCAGGTTATGCGTCTTATCATCGTGATGAGGAATGGCATCAGCAGGTGGTCGAACAGTACAGCGATTCTGTCGATCAGATGCTGCAGATGTGTCATTCCGCCAGCGTGCCCGTCGTTGCTGTTCGGTTGGGTTCGAATCTGCGTGACTGTCCTCCGTTTAAGTCCGAACACGCCCACGGTTTAAGCGTCGAAGATCAGCAACGGTGGCAGACGTTGTTTGATGAAGCCACTAAAGTCGAGACGAATGATGCCGCCGCTGCGTTGTCGATTTACGAAAGAGCGGAACGCATTGATGACCAGCATCCGCTGCTGCATTTCCGCATCGCGAGATGTTACGACCGGTTGGGGCGTTTTTCGGAAGCCTACAACAGTTACCGCGCCGCTCGGGATTTGGACATTTGTCCGCTGCGGATGACGACTGCGATGAGTAGCGAGTTCGCTCGGTTGGCAACCACGCACGACGTAGCGATGGTCGATGCCGAATCCCTGATTATCGCCAACAGCATCGATGGCATCCCGGGATACCGTTCGTACATTGACCACGTGCACCCGACCATCGAAGCCCATCAAACAATCGCCCGTGCGGTTGGAGACACACTGCGCGAAACCGGGCTTGTAGAAACCAAAACGCAACTCACACCGTCCGACAGGCGCGAAGTCTTTCGTGAACATCTGGATTATCTTGGTCCAACTTACTTCTCGAATGGGCGTCGTCGAATTGGCTGGCTTGAGGCGTGGGCTCGCCGACAAAGACTGTGGGACGAAACTCTGCCGTACGATACTCGCAGCTTCGTCGCGGCTGCTGTTCGGGCGATCGATCTACACGATTACGAAACGGCGGACCAGCACCTGACGGCAGCGATTACAGGCGATGCGGCAGCAATGGACGCCTTGCGCGACGCATCGGATGCGTTGGTGGAGCAGGGCAGGACGACCGACGCCAAGTGGATTCTTGAACGCCTGAAGACGTCAATAAAGTAG
- the glgC gene encoding glucose-1-phosphate adenylyltransferase yields MEIRMNNNVLSVILAGGKGSRLEPLTCDRSKPAVPFGGGFRIIDFALSNCINSGLRKILVVTQYKAASLERHIERGWHFLSAELGEFVTVRPPEQRVDENWYLGTADALYQNIYAIEQISPKHVLILSGDHIYQMNYARFISDHIQSEADCSIACLPVPKEEGRRFGVMDVDEDNRIVNFAEKPDAPRCIPGDPDHCLASMGIYVFRTEFLFEQLCRDANKPQSNRDFGKDIIPSIIEQHLVRAWSFTDAKTGEAAYWQDVGTLESYYEANMDLISVDPQLNLYDNDWPIRSHQPPLPPPKFVFNEHAPGHDRIGHAVDSTVCPGSIISGGTVERSIIGPSVRINSYAEVRDSILYDRVTIGRHARVRRAIIDKNVFVPEGMRIGYDPEEDRRHGLTVTESGIVAVPKNARFDQHSRVMKPHIGELQARHDQLRAAAEGP; encoded by the coding sequence ATGGAGATCAGAATGAACAACAACGTACTAAGCGTGATCCTTGCCGGTGGCAAGGGGTCGCGGCTGGAACCGCTCACGTGCGACCGCAGCAAACCAGCGGTCCCCTTCGGCGGTGGCTTTCGCATCATCGATTTTGCATTGTCCAACTGTATCAACAGTGGCCTGCGAAAGATTTTAGTGGTCACTCAGTACAAGGCGGCCAGCCTGGAGCGTCACATCGAACGCGGCTGGCACTTCCTGTCTGCAGAACTGGGCGAATTCGTCACCGTACGCCCGCCAGAACAGCGCGTTGACGAGAACTGGTACCTCGGCACCGCCGACGCTCTGTACCAAAACATCTACGCCATCGAACAGATCTCACCCAAGCACGTGCTGATCTTAAGCGGCGACCACATTTATCAAATGAACTACGCGCGGTTCATTTCAGACCACATTCAGTCCGAAGCCGATTGCAGCATCGCCTGCCTGCCTGTGCCCAAAGAAGAAGGCCGCCGCTTCGGTGTGATGGATGTTGACGAAGACAATCGCATCGTTAACTTCGCAGAAAAACCAGACGCACCTCGATGTATCCCGGGCGATCCCGACCACTGCCTGGCCTCAATGGGAATCTACGTTTTCCGCACAGAGTTCCTGTTCGAACAACTGTGCCGCGACGCGAACAAGCCACAAAGTAATCGCGACTTCGGCAAGGACATTATCCCGTCGATTATCGAACAGCATCTGGTGCGAGCGTGGTCGTTTACCGACGCTAAAACAGGCGAAGCGGCCTACTGGCAGGACGTGGGAACGCTGGAAAGCTACTACGAAGCGAACATGGATTTGATTTCGGTCGACCCGCAACTGAACCTGTATGACAACGACTGGCCCATTCGTTCGCATCAGCCGCCGTTGCCGCCGCCGAAGTTTGTCTTCAACGAACATGCGCCGGGACACGATCGAATCGGCCATGCCGTCGACAGCACCGTATGTCCCGGGTCCATCATTTCCGGTGGCACAGTCGAACGCTCAATTATCGGGCCGTCTGTCCGTATCAACAGCTACGCAGAAGTGCGTGATTCGATTCTGTACGACCGAGTCACCATTGGTCGGCACGCGCGTGTTCGTCGAGCCATCATTGACAAGAACGTCTTCGTTCCGGAAGGAATGCGGATTGGCTATGACCCGGAAGAAGACCGCCGTCACGGGTTAACAGTAACGGAAAGCGGAATTGTCGCGGTACCCAAGAATGCTCGTTTCGATCAGCACTCCCGAGTCATGAAGCCACACATCGGCGAGCTCCAGGCACGGCACGATCAGCTTCGAGCAGCGGCCGAAGGTCCATAA
- a CDS encoding SDR family oxidoreductase produces the protein MTTPTLPARLVAGCGYLGHRVAASWHGQGYETHAITRSIDRAAAFRAEGLHPVQLDLADPKSDSLPEADVVLWAVGFDRDAGIPRERVWLDGLQWLTEHLSVAPRRFIYVSSTSVYGEGDRELVDESTATNPVTEGGLCCVKAEHLLRELCAKRHPETQVVVLRLAGIYGPDRLLRRVTDLQQQNPLPGDPDHWLNLIHVDDAVRMVNFAANAATVPDVINVVNQHTLTRQQYYTALAELVSAPPPVFQPANEVDATDQQRRRSRGGNKRVASAFREQFDVGFEFDNVATGLRDAVMRTSAPS, from the coding sequence ATGACTACGCCCACGCTTCCCGCTCGCCTGGTCGCAGGCTGCGGCTACCTCGGTCATCGCGTCGCTGCGTCGTGGCACGGTCAGGGCTACGAAACGCACGCAATCACGCGCAGCATCGATCGAGCCGCTGCATTTCGTGCTGAAGGACTGCATCCGGTGCAGCTGGATTTGGCAGACCCGAAATCGGATTCGCTACCCGAAGCCGATGTTGTGTTGTGGGCCGTCGGTTTTGATCGCGACGCGGGCATTCCTCGCGAAAGGGTTTGGCTGGATGGCCTGCAGTGGCTGACCGAACACCTTTCCGTGGCACCGCGGCGATTCATCTACGTGTCCAGCACCAGTGTCTACGGCGAAGGAGACCGTGAGCTTGTCGATGAATCCACCGCCACGAATCCCGTGACCGAAGGCGGGCTCTGCTGCGTGAAGGCCGAGCATCTGTTGCGAGAACTTTGCGCGAAACGACATCCGGAGACTCAAGTGGTCGTGTTGCGACTGGCTGGCATTTACGGTCCGGACCGGTTGCTGCGACGAGTCACGGATTTGCAGCAACAAAATCCGCTTCCCGGCGACCCGGATCATTGGCTGAACTTAATCCACGTTGACGATGCTGTCCGAATGGTGAATTTCGCAGCCAACGCGGCGACGGTGCCGGACGTCATCAATGTCGTCAACCAACACACGCTGACTCGCCAGCAATACTATACAGCTCTGGCTGAATTGGTCTCCGCCCCACCACCCGTGTTTCAGCCTGCGAACGAAGTCGATGCGACGGACCAGCAGCGGCGGCGATCTCGCGGCGGCAACAAGCGAGTGGCGTCTGCATTTCGTGAACAGTTCGACGTTGGCTTCGAATTCGACAACGTCGCGACGGGCCTGCGCGACGCCGTGATGCGAACATCGGCGCCAAGTTGA
- a CDS encoding PVC-type heme-binding CxxCH protein: MVSYLRSTCILLFLTACTFPTATQAQSTDLKLKKNDHISIIGNTLADRTQHDSWLETYIHAMHAELQLTFRNLAFPGDELKTRPREDNFGSPDEWLTKNESDVVFAFFGYNEALKGPAGLDSFRKDLTDVIDGMLAQKYNGDSAPQIVMFSPIAHEDLNDPNLPNGSKNNANLHLYTEAMRNVCAAKKVVFVDLFGPTQQLYSNSEKPLTMNGIHLLPHGNKALASVITESLFGKKQPDCSPQELLTLNEAVKEKNYYWFSRYRVVDGYNVFGGRSKLNWFGQSNADVMMREMQIFDAMTANRDKKVWAVAAGKDYIVRDDNLPAELVVKPNKQGDKPDGSFSYLKPEETLKTFKLDEGLEANVFASEEMFPEMVNPVQMAVDTDGRLFVSVWPSYPHWNPTKPRTDRILCLPDEDGDGVADKCVVFADELNSVTGFEFWNGGMLVAALPELWFLKDTDGDDKANVKIRMLQGLSSADSHHSANAMVLGPDGWVYWSRGIFNVATMETPTQTYRSTQSGVHRFNPRTFEMEFHFPIGPNPHGDFFDAWGYQFANDGTSGTGSYVNIGKGVGNKQWFEKQWRPVSATMSLSSSHFPERFQNNFLVCNCIGFLGILQHELNYNGADITATAVNPLLDSSDSNFRPTDVEIGADGALYVGDWANALIGHMQHNMRDPNRDDQHGRIFRITARGRDQLRPVKLKGKPVDEVLAAFYAKENGVRYRARIELSSHDSDEIARKIPQWVKDKDVSKPEDAQALLECLWALEEHRKPYRRLIETVTKAKEPRVRAAAIRTLGHWAGQISDWEPLLLAAAGDESALVRAEAVKAAVNFDGMPAAEAIFKAATMELDPELETVLKYAESQINVDNLIQESIASKKPLSEAAYDYALLNASISDLLKLERTSELYSGILKRNDIDQKSLSEVVTGLAMLNNKQPATVLVELLEQRDAAGRVDNISSLGQLLAAQPSVDLKAVQVRIEKLALKGKTDEGRQVAFAAWIAAEGNGAAAFYAASRSKDSLKDLLAAVPQVPSAELRAKLYPDVRSLMFELPSNLEAESSGRSLQDPGIQVDYYYPSATNVAVETLNKMTPEASGIVPEIVMNVPQLKQRDKFALRFTGNIAIPKSGKYTFFIKSDDGSRIYIDDKLVINHDGLHGFSEKSAAIELAAGSHSLIVTYFDNGGGDGLEVAWAGPGFNKQKIAREALSVGNQSNTIHDVAIRSLGRIPGNEAELFNDLADLLKAGRHRTTVINVLANIPQQHWNADRVPGLVDNVVGYLSSIPAKFRTGGDAVTATEFAKSLAGKLPEAAAKDALERLQNLDVRVIAIGTVPARMIYDKERIVVQAGKPVEFRFSNIDHMPHNFAIVQPGFMAEIGELAEATARDADAKERHYVPTSDKVLLASKLLDPGQTQAISYTAPETPGIYPYVCTYPGHWRRMFGAMYVVADVEAYEADPAGYLAANKLETRDQLLSYLGRNTEWKLADLSDKVLHLHHRSNSFDVGEKLFSVASCIGCHKMNGKGANVGPDLTKLPPEYQPVDILQHMLEPSKKIDKKYQAYSFVLASGKVLTGQIVKGDADTIHVLDNPTAPDKLRVLNKEDIDDQTPSQVSIMPQGVLNKLTQEEILDLLAYVVSKGDKKSKLFAAHHH; encoded by the coding sequence GTGGTCTCATACCTTCGCTCGACGTGCATTCTGCTGTTTCTAACGGCCTGCACCTTCCCAACCGCGACACAAGCTCAGTCGACTGATCTGAAGCTCAAAAAGAACGACCACATCTCCATCATCGGCAACACTCTGGCCGATCGCACGCAGCATGACAGTTGGCTGGAAACGTACATCCACGCCATGCACGCCGAACTGCAACTGACGTTTCGCAACCTCGCCTTTCCCGGCGACGAACTTAAGACTCGACCACGTGAAGACAACTTCGGCAGCCCGGACGAATGGCTCACGAAGAACGAATCCGACGTGGTGTTCGCGTTCTTTGGTTACAACGAAGCGTTGAAGGGGCCGGCTGGGCTGGACTCATTTCGGAAGGACCTGACAGACGTTATCGACGGCATGCTGGCTCAGAAATACAACGGTGACTCAGCTCCGCAGATTGTCATGTTTTCGCCGATCGCTCACGAAGACCTAAACGATCCCAATCTGCCGAACGGTTCCAAAAACAACGCCAACCTTCATCTGTACACCGAAGCCATGCGTAACGTGTGTGCTGCGAAGAAAGTGGTGTTCGTCGATCTGTTTGGACCGACTCAGCAACTGTATTCGAACAGCGAAAAGCCGCTGACCATGAACGGCATTCACCTGCTGCCGCATGGAAACAAAGCTCTGGCATCGGTGATCACCGAATCGCTGTTCGGCAAAAAGCAACCGGATTGCTCGCCACAGGAACTGCTAACGCTGAATGAAGCGGTCAAGGAAAAGAACTACTACTGGTTCAGCCGCTACCGAGTCGTTGACGGGTACAACGTGTTCGGTGGTCGTTCGAAACTAAATTGGTTCGGCCAGTCGAACGCCGACGTGATGATGCGCGAAATGCAAATCTTTGACGCCATGACGGCCAACCGAGACAAAAAAGTCTGGGCTGTAGCGGCGGGAAAAGATTACATCGTGCGAGACGACAATCTTCCGGCGGAATTGGTCGTCAAACCGAATAAGCAAGGTGACAAACCCGACGGCAGCTTTAGTTATTTGAAGCCTGAGGAAACTTTGAAAACCTTCAAGCTGGATGAAGGCCTGGAAGCCAACGTGTTTGCTTCCGAGGAGATGTTTCCGGAAATGGTCAACCCCGTGCAGATGGCGGTCGACACCGATGGGCGGCTGTTTGTGTCCGTCTGGCCCAGCTATCCGCACTGGAATCCGACGAAGCCGCGCACGGACCGCATCCTGTGCCTGCCGGATGAAGATGGCGACGGCGTGGCTGACAAGTGCGTTGTTTTCGCCGACGAACTAAACAGTGTGACCGGTTTCGAATTCTGGAACGGCGGCATGCTGGTGGCAGCTCTGCCCGAACTTTGGTTCCTGAAAGACACAGATGGCGACGACAAGGCGAACGTCAAAATTCGTATGTTGCAGGGTTTGTCGAGTGCTGATTCGCACCATTCCGCTAATGCGATGGTGCTGGGTCCGGACGGCTGGGTGTACTGGTCGCGCGGCATCTTTAACGTGGCCACGATGGAAACTCCAACGCAGACATATCGGTCGACTCAGTCAGGCGTCCACCGTTTTAATCCGCGCACATTTGAAATGGAATTTCACTTTCCCATCGGCCCGAACCCTCATGGCGACTTCTTCGATGCATGGGGTTATCAGTTCGCAAACGACGGTACCAGCGGCACAGGTTCATACGTGAACATTGGCAAAGGCGTGGGCAACAAGCAGTGGTTCGAAAAGCAGTGGCGGCCAGTGTCGGCGACGATGTCATTGTCCAGCAGCCACTTCCCCGAGCGTTTTCAGAATAACTTTCTGGTCTGCAACTGCATCGGCTTTCTGGGCATTCTGCAGCATGAACTGAACTACAACGGAGCTGACATTACCGCGACCGCTGTCAATCCGCTGCTGGATTCTTCAGATTCCAATTTTCGCCCGACCGACGTCGAAATCGGGGCGGATGGCGCACTCTATGTCGGCGACTGGGCGAACGCGTTGATCGGCCACATGCAGCACAACATGCGTGACCCTAATCGAGACGACCAGCACGGCCGCATCTTCCGCATCACAGCACGCGGGCGAGATCAATTGAGGCCCGTCAAGCTGAAGGGCAAGCCCGTTGACGAAGTGCTGGCCGCGTTTTACGCGAAGGAAAACGGCGTTCGCTACCGAGCTCGCATTGAACTCTCAAGCCATGATTCTGACGAAATCGCGCGAAAGATTCCTCAGTGGGTGAAGGACAAAGATGTCAGCAAGCCCGAGGATGCTCAGGCACTGCTGGAATGTTTGTGGGCCCTGGAAGAACATCGCAAGCCCTATCGTCGCTTGATCGAAACGGTCACGAAAGCGAAAGAACCACGAGTGCGAGCCGCCGCGATTCGTACGTTGGGGCATTGGGCCGGACAGATCAGTGACTGGGAACCTCTGCTGCTGGCGGCGGCCGGTGATGAATCGGCATTGGTCCGTGCGGAAGCAGTAAAGGCAGCGGTAAACTTCGACGGCATGCCAGCGGCAGAAGCCATCTTCAAAGCAGCCACCATGGAACTCGACCCGGAACTGGAAACTGTTCTGAAGTATGCGGAGAGTCAGATTAATGTGGACAATCTGATTCAGGAATCCATCGCGTCGAAGAAGCCGTTGTCTGAAGCGGCCTACGACTATGCACTGCTGAATGCCAGCATCAGCGATCTGTTGAAACTGGAACGCACCTCAGAATTGTACTCCGGCATCCTGAAACGTAACGACATTGATCAGAAATCGCTGAGCGAAGTTGTTACGGGACTCGCCATGCTAAACAACAAACAACCGGCCACTGTACTGGTTGAATTGTTGGAGCAGCGTGATGCGGCCGGCCGTGTGGACAACATCAGCAGTCTCGGCCAGTTGCTGGCGGCTCAACCATCCGTCGACCTAAAAGCCGTTCAGGTAAGAATTGAAAAGCTGGCGTTGAAGGGAAAGACCGACGAGGGCCGGCAAGTTGCCTTCGCCGCATGGATTGCTGCTGAAGGTAACGGAGCCGCTGCGTTTTACGCCGCTTCAAGAAGCAAAGACAGCCTGAAGGATTTGCTGGCCGCCGTGCCACAGGTGCCAAGTGCCGAACTGCGAGCCAAACTCTATCCGGACGTGCGCTCACTTATGTTCGAATTGCCGTCCAATCTCGAAGCCGAATCATCGGGCCGCTCGCTGCAGGACCCGGGCATTCAAGTGGACTACTATTATCCGAGTGCAACCAACGTGGCGGTGGAAACTCTGAACAAGATGACTCCTGAGGCCAGTGGCATCGTTCCGGAAATCGTGATGAACGTGCCTCAGCTTAAACAACGAGACAAATTTGCTCTCAGGTTCACGGGAAACATCGCCATCCCCAAATCAGGTAAGTACACCTTCTTTATCAAGTCGGATGATGGTTCAAGAATTTATATCGACGACAAGCTCGTGATCAACCACGATGGCCTGCACGGCTTTTCGGAAAAGAGCGCAGCTATCGAACTTGCGGCGGGCTCGCATTCGCTGATTGTCACGTACTTTGATAACGGCGGCGGCGATGGGCTGGAAGTGGCGTGGGCGGGCCCCGGCTTTAACAAACAGAAGATCGCCAGAGAAGCTCTGTCGGTCGGCAACCAGTCGAACACTATTCACGATGTCGCCATTCGCTCGCTCGGCCGCATCCCCGGCAACGAGGCGGAATTATTCAACGATCTTGCGGATCTGTTGAAAGCCGGTCGGCATCGTACGACCGTGATCAACGTGCTGGCCAACATCCCTCAACAACACTGGAACGCCGATCGAGTTCCGGGTCTTGTTGACAATGTGGTCGGCTACCTTAGTAGCATCCCCGCCAAATTCCGCACTGGCGGTGACGCGGTCACAGCCACAGAATTCGCGAAATCACTGGCAGGCAAGCTACCAGAAGCCGCCGCCAAAGACGCGTTGGAACGTTTACAGAATCTGGATGTGCGAGTCATCGCGATCGGCACCGTTCCGGCGCGCATGATTTACGATAAAGAACGCATCGTGGTGCAGGCTGGCAAGCCGGTCGAATTCCGGTTCAGCAACATCGACCACATGCCTCACAATTTCGCGATCGTGCAGCCCGGCTTCATGGCAGAAATTGGCGAATTGGCCGAAGCCACAGCTCGCGATGCCGACGCGAAAGAACGCCACTACGTTCCAACATCAGACAAAGTGTTGCTGGCCAGCAAGCTGCTGGACCCGGGCCAAACGCAGGCCATCAGCTACACGGCTCCGGAAACCCCAGGCATTTACCCGTATGTCTGCACCTACCCGGGCCACTGGCGGCGCATGTTCGGAGCCATGTATGTGGTCGCAGACGTAGAAGCGTATGAAGCCGACCCGGCAGGCTATCTGGCGGCAAACAAGCTGGAAACCAGGGACCAATTGCTGTCGTACCTTGGACGCAACACCGAATGGAAACTAGCCGATTTAAGCGACAAAGTTTTGCATCTGCACCATCGATCCAACAGTTTCGATGTCGGCGAAAAACTGTTCAGCGTGGCCAGTTGCATTGGTTGTCACAAGATGAATGGCAAAGGTGCCAACGTGGGGCCAGACCTCACGAAGCTTCCACCCGAATACCAGCCGGTCGACATTCTGCAACACATGCTGGAGCCGTCAAAGAAGATCGACAAAAAGTATCAGGCGTACTCGTTTGTGTTGGCTTCGGGCAAGGTGCTGACGGGACAAATCGTAAAAGGAGATGCCGACACGATTCACGTACTGGACAACCCAACGGCTCCAGACAAACTGCGAGTCCTGAACAAGGAAGACATCGACGACCAGACTCCCAGCCAGGTCAGCATCATGCCTCAGGGCGTGCTAAACAAACTGACTCAGGAAGAAATCCTGGACCTGCTGGCGTATGTGGTTTCGAAAGGGGATAAAAAGAGCAAACTGTTTGCCGCGCATCATCATTAG
- a CDS encoding PilZ domain-containing protein — protein MSQDPWSRPTVEDLRQILESIGKPDVTNVRTHERLELSVPAEIKTGRGNTIAAMTREISRTGIGLLHRGAVSPGEMSVRMASETREFEYRVIIEWCQPCDNGMFMSGGRFLPGSDN, from the coding sequence ATGTCGCAGGATCCCTGGAGTCGCCCCACGGTCGAAGATTTACGTCAAATTCTCGAGAGTATCGGGAAGCCCGACGTGACGAATGTTCGCACACATGAACGCCTTGAACTATCTGTTCCGGCGGAAATCAAAACCGGCCGCGGTAATACGATTGCCGCTATGACGCGGGAAATCAGTCGCACGGGGATTGGTCTGCTGCACCGCGGTGCTGTGTCGCCCGGCGAAATGTCTGTGCGAATGGCAAGCGAGACTCGCGAATTCGAATACCGCGTGATCATCGAATGGTGCCAGCCGTGCGACAACGGCATGTTCATGAGCGGCGGGCGGTTTCTGCCTGGCAGCGACAATTGA
- a CDS encoding pentapeptide repeat-containing protein: MSRWSIAGIIAAIVLAALLTWNLRLVVVQLSDAADISRERAFWALCHPETTPQQRTEFFLRLAAGGNAEWKSALLHDLQLSGVDLSNTSLESAVFTSCNFAKVNFESAQLGRASLDTSDLTGANFAKVKLRNGTFFKSNLKNADFRNADLLSTSFEQATAHDAVFVAAKMGDAFFAMTDLTGADFTGAELSGANFEAAILKNADLALANLYTARLNDADLTDSNWWRARGLASQQLDEFTLRFPPTPDAPESRQRDFEIWLTKRIEDSEQPNPGQK; encoded by the coding sequence ATGTCACGTTGGTCGATCGCAGGAATTATCGCCGCGATCGTTCTGGCTGCGTTGCTCACGTGGAACCTGCGGCTGGTGGTTGTACAGTTGAGTGACGCTGCGGACATCAGTCGCGAACGAGCGTTCTGGGCGCTATGTCATCCCGAAACAACGCCTCAACAGCGGACCGAGTTTTTCCTGCGTCTGGCCGCCGGCGGCAACGCGGAATGGAAAAGCGCCCTCCTGCATGACCTGCAACTCAGCGGCGTTGATCTGTCGAATACAAGCCTGGAATCGGCCGTCTTCACGTCGTGCAATTTTGCGAAGGTAAATTTCGAAAGCGCGCAGCTTGGTCGAGCCAGCCTGGACACATCGGATCTCACCGGCGCCAACTTTGCGAAGGTGAAACTTCGCAACGGCACCTTCTTTAAGTCGAATCTGAAGAACGCCGATTTCCGCAACGCCGATCTTTTGTCGACGTCCTTTGAACAGGCGACGGCTCACGATGCTGTGTTCGTCGCAGCAAAAATGGGCGATGCGTTCTTCGCTATGACCGACCTGACCGGCGCCGATTTTACCGGGGCCGAATTGAGCGGAGCGAACTTTGAAGCGGCCATTCTGAAGAATGCAGACCTCGCCCTGGCCAATCTCTACACGGCTCGCCTGAATGATGCCGACCTAACGGATTCCAACTGGTGGCGAGCCCGCGGCCTGGCATCTCAGCAACTGGATGAATTCACGCTGCGTTTTCCACCGACACCCGATGCGCCGGAATCACGTCAAAGAGACTTCGAGATCTGGTTAACAAAGCGGATTGAAGATTCTGAACAACCGAACCCCGGACAGAAATAA